The proteins below come from a single Crossiella sp. CA-258035 genomic window:
- a CDS encoding NADPH:quinone oxidoreductase family protein, with translation MRAVQITEFGGPEVMALAELPDPVAAEGQVLVEVDRAGVNYGDTHNVENSYLAPAKLPLIPGGEVIGRTAEGRRVIALIDSGGYASKVVAAPERLFAVPEDISHGDALALICQGTTAWHILRTSARIQPGESVVVHAAAGGVGSLAVQLAKVFGAGTVIATASTEDKRKLALDLGADAAVDGDPDGLAERLREANGGKRIDVVLEMVGGPVFDASLSVLAPFGRIVAYGSAGRVQPTPVLPAKLMRGSLSIVGFWLIDCLRNPAELVQAPFDEMVELVREGKLRPQIGGEYPMSAARTAHEDLRARRTVGKLVLDPAQ, from the coding sequence GTGCGCGCGGTACAGATCACCGAGTTCGGCGGACCCGAGGTCATGGCCCTGGCCGAGCTGCCGGACCCGGTCGCGGCGGAGGGGCAGGTGCTGGTCGAGGTCGACCGCGCAGGCGTCAACTACGGCGACACCCACAACGTGGAGAACTCCTACCTGGCCCCGGCGAAGCTGCCGCTGATCCCCGGCGGCGAGGTCATCGGCCGCACCGCCGAGGGGCGCAGGGTGATCGCGCTGATCGACTCCGGCGGCTACGCCAGCAAGGTCGTCGCCGCGCCGGAGCGCCTGTTCGCGGTGCCCGAGGACATCTCGCACGGCGACGCGCTGGCGCTGATCTGCCAGGGCACCACCGCCTGGCACATCCTCAGGACCTCGGCCCGGATCCAGCCCGGCGAGTCCGTGGTGGTGCACGCCGCCGCCGGTGGCGTCGGCTCCCTCGCGGTGCAGCTGGCCAAGGTCTTCGGCGCGGGCACCGTGATCGCCACCGCCTCCACCGAGGACAAGCGCAAGCTGGCTCTGGACCTCGGCGCGGACGCCGCGGTCGACGGCGACCCCGACGGCCTGGCCGAGCGGCTGCGGGAAGCCAACGGCGGCAAGCGGATCGACGTGGTCCTGGAGATGGTCGGCGGGCCGGTCTTCGACGCCTCGCTGAGCGTGCTGGCCCCATTCGGCCGGATCGTGGCCTACGGCAGCGCGGGCCGGGTGCAGCCCACCCCGGTGCTGCCGGCCAAGCTGATGCGCGGCTCGCTGTCCATCGTCGGCTTCTGGCTGATCGACTGCCTGCGGAACCCGGCCGAGCTGGTCCAGGCCCCCTTCGACGAGATGGTCGAGCTGGTGCGGGAGGGCAAGCTGCGCCCGCAGATCGGCGGCGAGTACCCGATGTCGGCCGCCCGCACCGCGCACGAGGACCTGCGCGCCCGCCGCACCGTCGGCAAGCTCGTGCTGGACCCGGCCCAGTGA
- a CDS encoding SDR family NAD(P)-dependent oxidoreductase, with protein MTALRDLTGKVAVITGAAGGIGTALAHTFAAQGARLVLSDVDGDALDALVESFGDKAIGVRADVAKAEDLEALAERTYAEFGAAHILCNNAGIGTSNLFWRISLAEWKRAIEVNLWGVIHGMHAFLPRMMRQDQGHIVNTASMSGLLAGMGTSAYAATKHAVVGLTETVQHELVLTGSPLRTSVLCPAWTRSNIAASTPPAAGEGPEAELMAKSSAAISAAVRAGKPAEEVAGAVLDAVREQRFWVLTHPEFSPVVTDRFARAVTGADPVVPPVIPKQR; from the coding sequence GTGACCGCGCTGCGCGATCTCACCGGCAAGGTCGCCGTCATCACCGGCGCGGCCGGTGGCATCGGCACCGCGCTGGCGCACACCTTCGCCGCCCAGGGCGCGCGGCTGGTGCTGTCCGATGTGGACGGTGACGCGCTGGACGCGCTGGTGGAGTCCTTCGGGGACAAGGCCATCGGCGTCCGGGCCGACGTGGCCAAGGCCGAAGACCTGGAAGCCCTGGCCGAGCGGACCTACGCGGAGTTCGGCGCCGCGCACATCCTGTGCAACAACGCGGGCATCGGCACCTCCAACCTGTTCTGGCGGATCAGCCTGGCGGAGTGGAAGCGCGCGATCGAGGTCAACCTGTGGGGCGTCATCCACGGGATGCACGCCTTCCTGCCCAGGATGATGCGCCAGGACCAGGGCCACATCGTCAACACCGCCTCCATGAGCGGCCTGCTGGCCGGCATGGGCACCAGCGCCTACGCCGCGACCAAGCACGCGGTGGTCGGCCTGACCGAGACGGTGCAGCACGAGCTGGTGCTCACCGGCTCGCCGCTGCGCACCTCGGTGCTGTGCCCGGCCTGGACCCGCTCCAACATCGCGGCCAGCACCCCGCCCGCGGCGGGGGAGGGGCCGGAGGCGGAGCTGATGGCCAAGTCCAGCGCGGCGATCAGCGCCGCGGTGCGCGCGGGCAAGCCCGCCGAGGAGGTCGCCGGGGCGGTGCTGGACGCGGTGCGGGAACAGCGGTTCTGGGTGCTCACCCATCCGGAGTTCTCGCCGGTGGTCACCGACCGGTTCGCCAGGGCGGTCACCGGCGCGGACCCGGTGGTGCCGCCGGTGATCCCCAAGCAGCGCTGA
- a CDS encoding TAXI family TRAP transporter solute-binding subunit, whose translation MNLSRRAFLLLPLAAAACTAADYTGPARPLSIGAGEPGGPYLAFATRLAAEVSAAAPNLRCTPAQTQASVDNLRQLGARQVDLALAHADACEAAASGTSPFTEPVSLRALGRIYENYLQVAVPAASPARRMADLAGRRIAMGAPGSGAALLAQRITARLNLTPGPQLRLAEAASALAEGSVDALVWSGGVPTPALEQLDIRTPIRLLPLEDVLPALREAHGPVYEQVSVPSGVYRAPRAVPTIGVANLVVCREDLPAEVAAAVTRVLLTRADRLIPQEALGIQFLDQRTLISTAAIPLHPGAAAVYRELHG comes from the coding sequence ATGAACCTGTCCCGCCGCGCCTTCCTGCTCCTCCCGCTGGCCGCCGCGGCCTGCACCGCCGCCGACTACACCGGTCCGGCGCGGCCGCTGTCCATCGGCGCGGGCGAACCCGGCGGCCCGTACCTGGCCTTCGCCACCCGGCTGGCCGCCGAGGTCTCCGCGGCGGCCCCGAACCTGCGCTGCACCCCGGCGCAGACCCAGGCCAGCGTGGACAACCTGCGTCAGCTCGGCGCGCGGCAGGTCGACCTGGCGCTGGCGCACGCCGACGCCTGCGAGGCCGCCGCCAGTGGCACCAGCCCGTTCACCGAGCCGGTGTCACTGCGCGCGCTGGGCCGGATCTATGAGAACTACCTCCAGGTCGCGGTCCCGGCCGCCAGCCCGGCCCGCCGGATGGCCGACCTCGCGGGCCGCCGGATCGCGATGGGCGCACCGGGTTCCGGCGCGGCCCTGCTCGCCCAGCGGATCACCGCCCGGCTGAACCTCACGCCCGGCCCGCAGCTGCGCCTGGCCGAGGCGGCCTCGGCACTGGCCGAGGGCTCGGTGGACGCCCTGGTCTGGTCCGGCGGCGTGCCCACCCCGGCCTTGGAACAGCTGGACATCCGCACCCCGATCCGCCTGCTCCCGCTGGAGGACGTGCTGCCCGCGCTGCGCGAGGCGCACGGGCCGGTGTACGAGCAGGTGTCGGTGCCCAGCGGGGTGTACCGCGCGCCACGGGCGGTGCCGACCATCGGGGTGGCGAACCTGGTGGTGTGCCGGGAAGACCTGCCCGCCGAGGTGGCGGCGGCGGTGACCAGGGTGCTGCTGACCAGGGCGGACCGGCTGATCCCGCAGGAGGCGCTGGGCATCCAGTTCCTGGACCAGCGGACGTTGATCAGCACCGCCGCGATCCCCCTGCACCCGGGGGCCGCGGCGGTGTACCGCGAGCTGCACGGCTGA
- a CDS encoding HAMP domain-containing sensor histidine kinase, translated as MRGRLLAALLAFAVLAVAAFAWPLLMSTAAERTQQLLLSRTADLDRFAALADTANATADLGTLTAEVRRYGELYGEAVLVVDTRRQSLVATGDLRPADPAVVRLVDGALRNERASTVDSLTPWSAEPVLLARPVGTGIRVTGAVVLRASVTAAAGDIARRWVVVLLGALAAAIACAALALGVSRWVLRPLRELERGVRAVASGEPHAQVAVHGPSELRTVAAAFNQMSDAVSDAAERQRRLVAEASHQLRNPMTALRLRVDALGPSVAEPAQRSYQSVLGEVDRLESLLDGLLTLASAENRAAELRAPAAPEEPAADCEPLLVLADRRDAWSAAAEAAGITLRVGAAPATPVLAAFPAEELAQVLDVVLDNAIKYAGSGATVTLRLLTEPELLRLTVTDTGPGLSAAELALATERFWRSQGHRGSRGSGLGLAIAEQLLTAHGGELSLHRAEPHGLSVHIGLPRAAG; from the coding sequence GTGCGCGGGCGGCTGCTGGCGGCGCTGCTGGCCTTCGCGGTGCTCGCGGTGGCCGCCTTCGCCTGGCCGCTGCTGATGAGCACCGCGGCCGAACGCACCCAGCAGCTGCTGCTCTCCCGCACCGCGGACCTGGACCGCTTCGCCGCGCTGGCCGACACCGCCAACGCCACCGCCGACCTGGGCACGCTGACCGCGGAGGTCCGCCGCTACGGCGAGCTCTACGGCGAGGCGGTGCTGGTGGTGGACACCCGGCGGCAGTCCCTGGTGGCCACCGGCGACCTGCGCCCGGCCGACCCGGCGGTGGTGCGCCTGGTCGACGGCGCGCTGCGCAACGAGCGAGCGTCCACAGTGGACTCGCTGACGCCGTGGTCGGCGGAGCCGGTGCTGCTGGCCCGGCCGGTCGGCACCGGCATCCGGGTCACCGGCGCGGTGGTGCTGCGTGCCTCGGTGACCGCGGCGGCGGGTGACATCGCGCGCCGCTGGGTGGTGGTGCTGCTGGGCGCGCTGGCCGCCGCGATCGCCTGCGCCGCACTGGCGCTGGGGGTCTCCCGCTGGGTGCTGCGGCCGTTGCGGGAGCTGGAACGCGGGGTGCGCGCGGTCGCCTCCGGGGAGCCGCACGCCCAGGTCGCGGTGCACGGGCCGAGTGAGCTGCGCACGGTGGCCGCGGCGTTCAACCAGATGTCGGACGCGGTCTCCGACGCGGCCGAACGGCAGCGCCGCCTGGTCGCCGAGGCATCGCACCAGCTGCGCAACCCGATGACCGCGCTGCGGCTGCGGGTGGACGCGCTCGGCCCCTCGGTGGCCGAGCCCGCGCAGCGCTCCTACCAGTCGGTGCTCGGCGAGGTGGACCGGCTGGAGTCGTTGCTGGACGGGCTGCTCACCCTGGCCAGCGCGGAGAACCGGGCCGCCGAGCTGCGCGCCCCCGCTGCCCCCGAGGAGCCCGCGGCCGACTGCGAGCCACTGCTGGTGCTGGCCGACCGCAGGGACGCCTGGTCGGCCGCGGCCGAGGCGGCCGGGATCACCCTGCGGGTCGGCGCCGCCCCGGCCACCCCGGTGCTGGCCGCGTTCCCGGCCGAGGAGCTGGCCCAGGTCCTGGACGTGGTGCTGGACAACGCGATCAAGTACGCCGGGTCCGGCGCCACGGTCACCCTGCGCCTGCTGACCGAGCCCGAACTGCTGCGGCTGACCGTCACCGACACCGGACCCGGCCTCTCCGCCGCGGAGCTGGCGCTGGCCACCGAACGGTTCTGGCGGTCCCAGGGGCACCGCGGCAGCCGGGGCAGCGGGCTGGGCCTGGCCATCGCCGAACAGCTGCTCACCGCGCACGGCGGCGAGCTGAGCCTGCACCGGGCCGAGCCGCACGGTCTGTCCGTCCACATCGGACTCCCCAGGGCGGCCGGATGA
- a CDS encoding response regulator transcription factor: MKVLLVEDDDGVAEALVEVLTAHGHQPRRVRHGADALTGHREADLVLLDLGLPDGDGLEVLHKLRRVTSVPVMVLTARGDERSVVRGLRLGADDYLVKPVRLAELLARMDVVTRRAAHRASAADPPEEITAGDVRIDLASRRVEVGGDLVSLTAKEFDLLAALARRAGAAVSRQQLMDELWGDAYVAISRSLDVHIAQLRAKLGRPNLISTIRGFGYRLEL; this comes from the coding sequence ATGAAGGTGCTGCTGGTGGAGGACGACGACGGGGTCGCCGAGGCCCTGGTCGAAGTCCTCACCGCGCACGGCCACCAGCCGCGCCGGGTCCGGCACGGCGCGGACGCCCTCACCGGCCACCGCGAGGCGGACCTGGTGCTGCTGGACCTGGGCCTGCCCGACGGCGACGGCCTGGAGGTGCTGCACAAGCTGCGCCGGGTCACCTCGGTGCCGGTGATGGTGCTGACCGCCCGCGGCGACGAACGCTCCGTGGTGCGCGGACTGCGCCTGGGGGCCGACGACTACCTGGTCAAACCGGTCCGGCTGGCCGAGCTGCTGGCCCGGATGGACGTGGTCACCCGCCGCGCCGCGCACCGGGCCAGCGCGGCCGATCCGCCCGAGGAGATCACCGCGGGCGATGTACGCATCGACCTGGCCAGCCGCCGGGTCGAGGTGGGCGGTGACCTGGTCTCGTTGACCGCCAAGGAGTTCGACCTGCTGGCCGCGCTGGCCCGCCGCGCGGGCGCGGCGGTGAGCCGCCAGCAGCTGATGGACGAGCTGTGGGGGGACGCGTACGTGGCGATCTCCCGGTCGCTGGACGTGCACATCGCGCAGCTGCGGGCCAAGCTGGGCCGCCCCAACCTGATCAGCACCATCCGCGGCTTCGGCTACCGGCTGGAGCTGTAG
- a CDS encoding DUF4333 domain-containing protein, with translation MNNPYQPQQPQWGQPQQPNPYQQPQQPQWGGQPAPQPGYQQPQGPGGPGGAPYGSAPYGGPQQPKKKSDGGMKKPLLYGIVGLVLIGVVFGVLAVLGVFTSKVLDTKAVQQGVQKVLTENFGIAKVTGVTCPNQPAIKAGNTFTCTASIDGKQRQVPVKVTNDSGEYEVGQPK, from the coding sequence ATGAACAACCCGTACCAGCCGCAGCAGCCGCAGTGGGGCCAGCCGCAGCAGCCGAACCCGTACCAGCAGCCCCAGCAGCCGCAGTGGGGCGGCCAGCCCGCCCCGCAGCCCGGTTACCAGCAGCCGCAAGGCCCTGGTGGTCCCGGCGGCGCTCCGTACGGCTCCGCGCCCTACGGCGGGCCGCAGCAGCCGAAGAAGAAGTCCGACGGTGGCATGAAGAAGCCGCTGCTGTACGGGATCGTCGGCCTGGTGCTGATCGGCGTGGTCTTCGGCGTGCTGGCCGTGCTGGGCGTGTTCACCAGCAAGGTGCTCGACACCAAGGCGGTCCAGCAGGGCGTGCAGAAGGTGCTGACCGAGAACTTCGGCATCGCCAAGGTCACCGGGGTGACCTGCCCGAACCAGCCCGCGATCAAGGCGGGCAACACCTTCACCTGCACCGCCAGCATCGACGGCAAGCAGCGGCAGGTGCCGGTGAAGGTGACCAACGACTCCGGTGAGTACGAGGTCGGCCAGCCCAAATAG
- a CDS encoding MFS transporter — MSVGVSEDVPNGGGPPKGNKQGERRVVANVLRGSIGNLIEWYDWYAYTAFSIYFASSFFPKNDPTAELLNTAAVFAVGFLMRPLGGWMLGRYADRYGRRAALTLSVTLMAVGSLIIAITPSYTTIGLAAPALLVAARLLQGLSVGGEYATSATYLSEVASPGKRGFYSSFQYVTLTAGQLLALGVQIVLQQVLTDEQMHSWGWRIAFVIGAAGAVVVMWLRRSMDESESFKKVAQSEDGKAPQRGTLRALLQHPKECLLVVGLTLGGTVAFYTYTTYLQKFMVNTSGISKQNAAWINFLALVVFVVIQPLAGKLSDRIGRRPLLLFFGVCGTLGTVPLLTALAGTNSPVGAFFLMLAGLVIVTGYTSINAIVKAELFPTNIRALGVGLPYALTVAIFGGSSEFVALWLKQAGMESVYFYYVAGCVLVSLVVYGSMRETSKSSPLEESSFR; from the coding sequence ATGTCGGTAGGCGTCAGCGAGGACGTCCCCAACGGCGGGGGACCGCCCAAGGGAAACAAGCAGGGTGAGCGGCGGGTCGTGGCCAACGTGCTGCGCGGCTCCATCGGCAACCTGATCGAGTGGTACGACTGGTACGCCTACACGGCGTTCAGCATCTACTTCGCCAGCTCGTTCTTCCCGAAGAACGATCCCACCGCCGAGCTGCTGAACACCGCGGCGGTGTTCGCGGTCGGCTTCCTGATGCGCCCGCTGGGCGGCTGGATGCTGGGCCGCTACGCCGACCGGTACGGCCGCCGGGCCGCGCTGACGCTGTCGGTGACGCTGATGGCGGTGGGCTCGCTGATCATCGCGATCACCCCGTCCTACACCACGATCGGCCTGGCCGCGCCCGCGCTGCTGGTGGCCGCGCGGCTGTTGCAGGGCCTGTCGGTGGGCGGTGAGTACGCCACCTCGGCGACCTACCTCTCCGAGGTGGCCTCGCCCGGCAAGCGCGGTTTCTACTCCAGCTTCCAGTACGTCACGCTGACCGCGGGCCAGCTGCTCGCGCTGGGTGTGCAGATCGTGCTGCAGCAGGTGCTCACCGACGAGCAGATGCACTCCTGGGGCTGGCGGATCGCCTTCGTCATCGGCGCGGCCGGCGCGGTCGTGGTGATGTGGCTGCGGCGCAGCATGGACGAGTCGGAGAGCTTCAAGAAGGTCGCCCAGTCCGAGGACGGCAAGGCCCCGCAGCGCGGCACCCTGCGCGCCCTGCTCCAGCACCCCAAGGAGTGCCTGCTGGTGGTGGGCCTGACCCTGGGCGGCACGGTGGCCTTCTACACCTACACCACCTACCTCCAGAAGTTCATGGTCAACACCAGCGGGATCAGCAAGCAGAACGCGGCCTGGATCAACTTCCTCGCCCTGGTCGTCTTCGTGGTGATCCAGCCGCTGGCCGGCAAGCTCTCCGACCGGATCGGGCGGCGGCCGCTGCTGCTGTTCTTCGGCGTCTGCGGCACCCTGGGCACGGTCCCGCTGCTGACCGCACTGGCCGGCACGAACTCGCCGGTGGGCGCGTTCTTCCTGATGCTGGCCGGGCTGGTCATCGTCACCGGCTACACCTCGATCAACGCGATCGTGAAGGCCGAGCTGTTCCCGACCAACATCCGCGCGCTGGGCGTGGGCCTGCCGTACGCGCTGACCGTGGCCATCTTCGGCGGGTCCTCGGAGTTCGTGGCGCTCTGGCTCAAGCAGGCCGGGATGGAGTCGGTGTACTTCTACTACGTGGCCGGCTGCGTGCTGGTCTCGCTGGTCGTCTACGGCAGCATGCGGGAGACCTCGAAGTCCTCGCCGCTGGAGGAGAGCTCCTTCCGCTGA